The Equus quagga isolate Etosha38 chromosome 10, UCLA_HA_Equagga_1.0, whole genome shotgun sequence genome includes a region encoding these proteins:
- the LOC124246067 gene encoding transcription elongation factor A protein-like 5, whose translation MERVDKENEGKPENQGNSENEGKPEDEVDTEDEGKSDEEGKPAVEGQPGHQGKPQNEGQPDDEAQPEDEGKQDKQGQSEDEGKPQGGEGKRESQAKPESERRAAEKRPAEDYVPRKAKRKTDRGTDDSPKDYQEDLQERHLGSEEMMRECGDMSRAQEELRKKQKMGGFHWMQRDVQDPFAPRGQRGVRGVRGGGRGQKDFEDVPYV comes from the coding sequence ATGGAAAGGGTcgacaaagaaaatgaaggaaagccAGAAAATCAAGGAAACTCAGAAAATGAGGGAAAGCCAGAAGATGAAGTAGATACAGAAGATGAAGGAAAGTCAGATGAGGAAGGAAAGCCGGCAGTGGAGGGGCAGCCAGGGCACCAGGGAAAGCCCCAGAATGAGGGACAGCCAGATGATGAGGCACAACCAGAAGATGAGGGAAAGCAGGACAAGCAGGGCCAGTCCGAAGATGAGGGAAAACCACAGGGCGGCGAGGGCAAGCGAGAATCCCAGGCAAAGCCAGAGAGCGAGCGGCGGGCTGCCGAAAAGCGCCCGGCTGAAGATTATGTGCCCcggaaagcaaaaaggaaaaccGACAGGGGGACGGACGACTCCCCCAAGGACTATCAGGAGGACCTACAGGAAAGGCATTTGGGCAGTGAGGAGATGATGAGAGAATGTGGAGATATGTCAAGGGCTCAGGAAGAgctaaggaaaaaacagaaaatgggtGGTTTTCATTGGATGCAAAGAGATGTACAGGATCCATTTGCCCCAAGGGGTCAACGAGGTGTCAGGGGAGTGAGGGGCGGAGGTCGGGGCCAGAAGGACTTTGAAGACGTTCCATATGTTTAA